The Fusobacterium necrophorum subsp. necrophorum genome has a window encoding:
- the ispD gene encoding 2-C-methyl-D-erythritol 4-phosphate cytidylyltransferase: MYGGNSKIRKKSSFILACAGMGKRMQLDYPKQFLEYQGRALFLRPLICAEKSEYVDEIIIVSQKEYVEYITKLCQEAGIHKLKCVAVGGKERQDSIYAALEKVGEEMEYIIVQDAVRPFCKERYLRETYEVLQEGYAGAVVGVAVKDTIKQISEEGLVQKTPDRNTLFAAHTPQAFPKEILQEAYEQAYKDKFFGTDDASLVERLGYSVKIIRGDYDNIKLTTPEDLKMLNR; this comes from the coding sequence ATGTACGGTGGTAACTCTAAAATAAGGAAGAAGAGCAGTTTTATTCTAGCCTGTGCAGGCATGGGAAAACGAATGCAATTGGATTATCCGAAGCAGTTTTTGGAGTATCAGGGTAGGGCACTTTTTTTAAGACCTCTGATCTGTGCGGAGAAGTCGGAATATGTTGATGAAATTATTATTGTCAGTCAAAAAGAATATGTGGAATATATTACAAAGCTTTGTCAAGAAGCGGGAATTCATAAGTTGAAGTGTGTGGCAGTCGGAGGGAAGGAGAGACAGGATTCCATTTATGCCGCCTTGGAGAAAGTCGGAGAGGAGATGGAGTATATTATCGTGCAGGATGCTGTGAGACCCTTTTGTAAAGAAAGATATTTGAGGGAGACTTATGAAGTGTTGCAGGAAGGATATGCGGGAGCCGTGGTCGGGGTTGCCGTGAAAGACACCATAAAACAAATTTCGGAAGAGGGCTTGGTACAAAAGACTCCGGACAGAAATACGTTATTTGCAGCCCATACTCCCCAAGCATTTCCAAAAGAAATTTTACAGGAAGCCTATGAGCAAGCCTATAAGGATAAATTTTTCGGAACGGATGATGCTTCTCTTGTAGAAAGATTGGGATATTCCGTCAAGATAATCAGGGGAGATTATGACAATATCAAGCTGACAACTCCGGAGGATTTAAAAATGTTAAATCGCTAG
- the cysS gene encoding cysteine--tRNA ligase has translation MIKIYNTLSAALDTFVPRKEKEVSMYVCGPTVYNYIHIGNARPAIVFDTVRRYFEYRGYQVKYVQNFTDVDDKMIKRANEEGSTVEEIAHRYIEAYLEDMKCLHIKEEGMLRPKATEHIQEMIDMIQSLIDKGHAYEANGDVYFRVSTYHEEYGALSKQKIEDLQSGARIEVTELKESPLDFALWKASKPGEPHWDSPWGKGRPGWHIECSAMSNKYFGNSFDIHGGGQDLIFPHHENEIAQSKCSCGGSFAKYWMHNGYINIDGVKMSKSLGNFVLLRDILKHFSGKVIRFFMLSAHYRKPMNFSDTELNQAKIALERMENSLIRVHEISEHKIDPQGNSGEELKKVLKDTEEKFIEAMDEDFNTAQAIGVLFELVRELNKTLDSPYNQGGYEVLKKTATYLYHILYDVLGIAVEVETKVENLTVDLVEFILELRREARAAKNWELSDRIRDRLAELGIQIKDGKDSTTWRV, from the coding sequence ATGATAAAAATATACAATACCCTGAGTGCAGCTTTGGATACCTTCGTTCCTCGAAAAGAAAAAGAAGTATCTATGTATGTGTGTGGACCGACCGTATATAACTATATTCATATCGGAAATGCAAGACCGGCTATTGTGTTTGATACCGTAAGGAGATATTTTGAATATCGAGGGTATCAAGTAAAGTATGTTCAAAATTTTACGGATGTGGATGATAAAATGATCAAACGAGCAAACGAAGAAGGAAGCACGGTGGAGGAAATAGCTCATCGCTATATTGAAGCTTATTTGGAAGACATGAAATGTTTGCACATCAAAGAAGAGGGGATGCTTCGTCCCAAGGCGACGGAACATATTCAGGAAATGATAGATATGATTCAAAGCCTAATTGACAAAGGGCATGCCTATGAGGCAAATGGAGATGTCTATTTTCGAGTTTCCACCTATCATGAGGAATACGGAGCTTTATCAAAGCAAAAAATAGAAGATTTACAAAGTGGTGCCAGAATTGAAGTGACGGAGCTAAAAGAGTCTCCTTTGGATTTTGCGCTATGGAAGGCTTCCAAGCCGGGAGAACCTCATTGGGATTCTCCATGGGGGAAGGGAAGACCGGGTTGGCATATTGAATGTTCCGCCATGTCGAATAAATATTTTGGAAACAGTTTTGATATTCATGGAGGAGGACAGGATTTGATTTTTCCACATCATGAAAACGAAATTGCACAGTCGAAGTGTTCTTGCGGGGGAAGTTTTGCAAAGTATTGGATGCACAACGGATATATCAATATTGACGGAGTGAAGATGTCAAAATCTTTGGGAAATTTTGTCTTATTACGGGATATTTTAAAACATTTTTCCGGAAAAGTCATTCGATTCTTTATGTTGAGTGCTCACTATCGAAAACCGATGAATTTCTCGGATACAGAACTAAATCAGGCAAAGATTGCCTTGGAAAGAATGGAAAATTCTTTGATTCGTGTGCATGAAATTTCGGAACATAAAATTGATCCTCAAGGAAATTCGGGAGAGGAGTTGAAAAAAGTTCTGAAAGATACGGAAGAAAAATTTATCGAAGCCATGGACGAGGATTTCAATACGGCTCAAGCCATCGGAGTGCTTTTCGAGTTGGTTCGAGAATTGAATAAAACTTTGGATAGCCCTTATAATCAAGGGGGATACGAAGTTCTAAAGAAGACAGCGACTTATCTGTATCATATTCTGTACGATGTTTTGGGAATTGCAGTGGAAGTGGAAACAAAGGTGGAGAATTTGACCGTAGATTTAGTGGAATTTATTTTGGAGCTTCGTAGGGAAGCAAGAGCTGCAAAAAACTGGGAATTGTCAGATCGAATTCGAGATCGATTGGCGGAGTTGGGAATTCAAATCAAAGATGGAAAGGACAGTACCACATGGAGAGTATAG
- a CDS encoding ribonuclease III domain-containing protein — protein MESIDVREMSGLALAYLGDTVWETQIRLYWVKKGFHISHLNYQVKQFVNAKAQSRYYQILSVELSEEEKAIMRRAKNAGIRSFPKSCSNQEYREATGFEAIIGAWFLQGNLEKIENFRNRILEKNKGEKEWHSLN, from the coding sequence ATGGAGAGTATAGATGTTCGTGAAATGAGCGGGCTGGCTTTGGCCTATCTGGGAGATACCGTGTGGGAAACACAAATACGCTTATACTGGGTAAAGAAAGGCTTTCATATTTCACATTTGAACTATCAGGTGAAGCAGTTTGTCAATGCAAAAGCTCAGAGCCGCTATTATCAAATATTAAGTGTGGAGCTTTCAGAAGAAGAAAAAGCAATTATGAGAAGAGCAAAAAATGCAGGGATTCGAAGTTTTCCTAAGAGCTGCAGTAATCAGGAATATCGGGAAGCGACAGGCTTTGAAGCAATCATTGGAGCTTGGTTTCTACAGGGAAATCTGGAAAAAATAGAAAATTTTAGAAACAGGATATTAGAAAAGAATAAAGGAGAAAAAGAATGGCATTCTTTAAATTGA
- a CDS encoding rod shape-determining protein codes for MAFFKLNRGLGIDLGTANTLVYSKKHKRIVLNEPSVVAVERETKKILAVGNKAKEMLGKTPDSIVAVRPLSEGVIADYDITEAMIKYFIKKVFGSYSFFMPEIMICVPVDITGVEKRAVLEATISAGAKRAYLIEEARAAALGAGMDISASEGNMIIDIGGGSTDIAVISLGGTVASKTIRIAGNNFDASIIKYIKKTHNLLIGDKTAEEIKIKIGTALPLEEEETMEVKGRDLMMGLPKTVSITSEEIREAITESLMEIVRCIRSVLEQTPPELASDIVNKGMVMTGGGSLIRNFPEMVEKYTNLKVTLAETPLESVVRGSGLALEQVKVLRKIEKAER; via the coding sequence ATGGCATTCTTTAAATTGAATCGAGGATTGGGAATTGACTTAGGAACGGCAAATACTTTGGTATATAGTAAAAAACATAAAAGGATCGTTTTGAATGAACCTTCTGTGGTGGCAGTGGAAAGAGAAACTAAAAAAATATTGGCGGTGGGAAACAAAGCAAAGGAAATGTTGGGGAAAACACCGGACAGTATTGTAGCAGTAAGACCTTTAAGTGAAGGAGTCATTGCAGATTATGATATTACAGAGGCGATGATTAAATATTTCATTAAAAAGGTATTCGGCTCTTACAGTTTCTTTATGCCGGAGATTATGATTTGTGTTCCTGTAGACATTACAGGAGTAGAAAAAAGAGCTGTTTTAGAGGCAACTATTTCTGCCGGGGCAAAAAGGGCTTATTTGATTGAAGAAGCAAGAGCAGCTGCTTTAGGAGCAGGTATGGACATTTCGGCTTCAGAAGGAAATATGATTATCGATATTGGAGGGGGATCTACGGATATTGCAGTCATTTCTTTGGGAGGAACGGTTGCAAGTAAAACTATTCGGATTGCCGGAAATAATTTTGATGCAAGTATTATTAAATATATCAAAAAAACTCATAATTTACTGATTGGAGATAAGACGGCGGAAGAAATTAAAATCAAAATTGGAACTGCCTTGCCTTTAGAGGAAGAAGAAACGATGGAAGTCAAAGGAAGAGATTTGATGATGGGACTCCCAAAAACAGTGAGTATTACGTCCGAAGAAATTCGAGAAGCAATTACAGAATCTTTGATGGAAATTGTAAGATGTATTAGAAGTGTCTTGGAACAAACTCCACCGGAACTGGCTTCCGATATTGTTAACAAAGGAATGGTTATGACAGGAGGGGGTTCTTTAATTCGTAATTTTCCAGAAATGGTGGAAAAATATACCAATTTGAAAGTAACCTTGGCAGAAACTCCTTTGGAAAGTGTTGTAAGAGGTTCCGGTTTAGCTTTGGAGCAAGTGAAGGTACTAAGAAAAATTGAAAAGGCTGAAAGATAA